A DNA window from Niabella yanshanensis contains the following coding sequences:
- a CDS encoding OsmC family protein — protein MKRFATANWQGSGKEGKGTNSTQSGVLNNAQYSFKTRFEDGNPGTNPEELVAAAHAGCFTMKLSFVLNEAGFTADNIDTKCTIDFQDGAIVESHLDITATIPRIDDTQFQAAVKNAEENCPISKLLNTKITSTATLA, from the coding sequence ATGAAACGCTTCGCAACAGCCAACTGGCAGGGATCGGGTAAAGAAGGTAAAGGAACTAATTCTACCCAATCGGGTGTGTTAAACAACGCCCAGTACTCTTTTAAAACCCGCTTCGAAGACGGAAACCCGGGCACAAACCCGGAAGAACTGGTAGCTGCTGCTCATGCCGGCTGTTTTACCATGAAGCTGAGCTTTGTATTAAACGAAGCAGGTTTTACTGCCGATAATATTGATACTAAATGCACGATCGATTTCCAGGATGGCGCTATTGTGGAAAGCCATTTGGATATTACAGCTACCATTCCCCGAATTGATGATACGCAATTTCAGGCAGCTGTAAAAAATGCAGAAGAAAATTGCCCGATCAGTAAGTTATTAAACACTAAAATTACCTCAACAGCTACTTTAGCTTAA
- a CDS encoding aromatic hydrocarbon degradation protein, which yields MKKIFLAATLVAAYTASQAQTPEDALRYSWLQASGTARSQAIGNANGAIGGEISTIFSNPANIGFYKTGDFVISGGGNFLNNNSTYLGVSQKENQSSGFLGTTGFVLGKPSYGGGSLKSSAFGIAINRLADFNNRVVYTNKGGQLSRTSMADYFIDDIVANNGTNEYGSELAVQSGWIKETQKPNGDIDLSSAAVDLAIASGLEQRQVIATNGGITELAIAGAANLNDRVFLGGTIGIPMLRYGATRQYTEQDPETTNNGFDAAWFDDDLITKGVGINVKAGVVFKATDNLRLGFAAHSPTFYSLSDSYVATAGANLDDVDQQNTSKELVYDYNLNTPYKFMGSFSLLFGNVNDVNSQKGFISGDVEYVNYMASNFRTTRDDRGANNDYFRPLNNAIDNAYKGAVNARLGAELKFNTIAVRFGGAYYGNPYKNIAGEKGELVQGTGGLGYRNKGFFIDLGYVHSFGKDVLFPYRLTSNDFFPAQIKSNNSRVLLTLGFKI from the coding sequence ATGAAAAAAATTTTCCTGGCTGCTACGCTTGTAGCTGCATATACTGCCTCCCAGGCACAAACACCTGAGGACGCCTTACGGTATTCCTGGCTACAGGCCTCGGGAACAGCCCGCTCACAGGCTATTGGTAACGCCAATGGTGCTATCGGTGGAGAAATATCTACCATCTTTTCTAACCCGGCCAATATTGGCTTCTATAAAACCGGCGACTTTGTGATTTCTGGTGGTGGTAACTTTTTAAATAACAACAGTACCTACCTGGGGGTATCTCAAAAAGAAAACCAATCTTCGGGCTTCCTGGGAACTACGGGTTTTGTTTTAGGTAAACCTTCATATGGAGGCGGTTCTTTGAAAAGTTCTGCATTCGGTATTGCAATTAACAGACTGGCCGACTTTAATAACCGGGTTGTTTACACCAATAAAGGAGGACAATTAAGCCGTACTTCTATGGCTGATTATTTTATCGATGATATTGTAGCCAATAACGGGACGAATGAATATGGTTCCGAACTGGCAGTACAATCAGGTTGGATTAAAGAAACGCAAAAACCCAACGGCGATATTGACCTCTCCTCTGCGGCTGTAGATTTAGCAATAGCCAGTGGCCTTGAGCAAAGACAAGTAATTGCTACTAACGGCGGCATTACAGAGCTGGCAATTGCAGGTGCGGCCAATTTAAATGACAGGGTATTTCTTGGAGGTACCATTGGTATCCCTATGTTGAGATATGGCGCCACCAGGCAATATACTGAGCAGGACCCGGAAACAACCAACAATGGTTTTGATGCTGCATGGTTTGACGATGACCTGATTACAAAAGGGGTTGGCATTAACGTAAAAGCAGGTGTTGTTTTTAAAGCGACTGACAATTTAAGACTGGGTTTTGCTGCGCACTCCCCAACATTTTATTCTTTAAGTGATAGCTATGTAGCAACCGCTGGTGCTAATCTTGATGATGTTGATCAGCAAAATACCAGCAAAGAACTGGTATATGACTATAACCTTAACACCCCTTACAAATTCATGGGGAGCTTCTCTTTGCTGTTTGGCAATGTAAATGATGTTAATAGCCAAAAAGGTTTTATTTCAGGCGACGTTGAATACGTAAATTATATGGCGTCTAATTTTCGCACTACAAGAGATGACCGCGGCGCCAATAACGACTATTTCCGTCCATTGAATAATGCAATAGACAACGCCTACAAAGGAGCCGTAAATGCAAGATTGGGTGCTGAGTTGAAATTTAATACTATTGCAGTTCGTTTTGGGGGTGCTTATTATGGCAATCCTTATAAAAATATTGCTGGTGAAAAAGGCGAGCTGGTACAAGGTACAGGCGGCCTGGGATACCGCAACAAAGGTTTCTTCATCGATTTAGGATATGTACATAGCTTTGGAAAAGATGTGTTGTTTCCTTATCGTTTAACCTCAAATGATTTTTTCCCGGCACAGATCAAAAGCAATAATTCCAGAGTTCTCTTAACGCTAGGTTTTAAAATTTAG
- the proS gene encoding proline--tRNA ligase, protein MSKEITPRQQDYSQWYNDLVLKGGLADYSAVRGCMVIKPYGFTLWENMRDALDKMFKDTGHVNAYFPLFIPKSFLSKEAAHVEGFAKECAVVTHYRLKNDPDGKGVVVDPEAKLEEELIVRPTSETIIWNTYKDWIQSYRDLPILVNQWANVVRWEMRTRLFLRTAEFLWQEGHTAHATQEEAEIEAKKMLDVYAEFVEEFMAVPVIKGVKTESERFAGAVDTYCIEALMQDGKALQAGTSHFLGQNFAKAFDVQFLTKENKQEYVWATSWGVSTRLVGALVMAHSDDEGLVLPPRIAPLQVVIVPIYKGEEQKALIDAKADEILADLKTIGIRAKYDGNDNNRPGWKFAEYELKGVPVRVTLGARDLANNQIEIARRDTKTKELIHADGISQYIDGLLLDIQNNMFKKAKTYRDEHITQADSWDEFVQLLDDKGGFILAHWDGTAETENEIKEKTKATIRCIPIDDMGLEEGVCVLSGKPSKRRVLFARAY, encoded by the coding sequence ATGAGCAAAGAAATTACACCAAGGCAGCAAGATTACTCACAGTGGTATAACGACCTGGTGCTAAAAGGAGGGTTGGCTGATTACTCTGCGGTGAGAGGTTGTATGGTAATTAAGCCCTATGGGTTTACCCTTTGGGAGAATATGCGAGACGCGTTGGATAAGATGTTTAAGGATACCGGACACGTGAATGCGTATTTCCCGCTTTTTATACCTAAGAGCTTTTTGAGTAAAGAGGCGGCTCATGTAGAAGGCTTTGCTAAAGAATGTGCGGTAGTTACTCATTACCGCCTGAAAAATGATCCTGATGGCAAGGGTGTGGTGGTAGACCCTGAAGCAAAACTGGAAGAAGAGCTGATCGTGCGTCCCACCAGTGAAACAATTATATGGAATACGTATAAAGACTGGATCCAGTCTTACCGTGACTTACCCATTTTGGTAAATCAGTGGGCCAATGTGGTGAGATGGGAGATGCGTACCCGCCTGTTTTTGCGTACAGCCGAGTTTTTATGGCAGGAAGGACATACCGCACATGCCACGCAGGAAGAAGCAGAAATTGAAGCAAAAAAAATGCTGGATGTTTATGCCGAGTTTGTAGAAGAATTTATGGCTGTCCCCGTAATAAAAGGGGTAAAAACTGAAAGTGAGCGTTTTGCAGGGGCTGTAGATACTTATTGTATAGAAGCTTTAATGCAGGATGGCAAGGCTTTGCAGGCCGGCACCTCGCATTTCCTGGGGCAGAATTTTGCCAAAGCATTTGATGTACAGTTTTTAACCAAAGAGAATAAGCAGGAATATGTTTGGGCTACGAGCTGGGGCGTAAGCACCAGGTTGGTTGGCGCCCTGGTAATGGCACATAGTGATGATGAAGGATTAGTGTTACCTCCGCGAATTGCTCCATTGCAGGTGGTAATTGTACCCATTTATAAAGGCGAAGAGCAAAAAGCATTGATTGATGCCAAGGCCGATGAAATCCTGGCCGATCTAAAAACAATAGGTATCAGAGCCAAGTACGATGGTAATGACAATAACAGACCGGGCTGGAAATTTGCTGAATATGAATTGAAAGGCGTTCCTGTTCGTGTTACTTTGGGTGCCAGAGATCTGGCTAATAACCAGATCGAGATCGCTCGCAGGGATACAAAAACCAAGGAATTGATTCATGCAGATGGCATCAGCCAGTATATTGACGGATTATTACTGGACATCCAGAACAACATGTTTAAAAAGGCAAAAACTTACAGGGATGAGCATATTACCCAGGCAGATTCCTGGGATGAGTTTGTTCAGTTATTAGATGATAAAGGCGGCTTCATTTTAGCCCACTGGGATGGTACTGCTGAAACGGAGAACGAGATTAAAGAAAAAACAAAAGCCACTATTCGTTGTATTCCCATTGATGATATGGGATTGGAAGAAGGTGTATGTGTGCTGAGTGGCAAACCTTCTAAACGACGGGTGCTTTTCGCGAGGGCATACTAA
- a CDS encoding DUF3108 domain-containing protein: protein MKALKLSVLSLFAIAALANTKLPAVEKNEPVQKCGINNTAFKAGEKVGFIVYYTAAKLINVSAGAGSFTTTLEKLNGRSVYHVVGEGYTLPSYEWAYKARDTYETFMDAESLLPLKFVRNVNEGGYKKYQNVNFNRSANTAISSEGVFKIPACAHDVVSAVFYARNINFNGLKVNDRIPFNVFLDNEVHSMYVRYLGKEVISTKYGKFNTIKFKPLTIKGTIFEGGEQMTVWVTDDANHVPIRIESPIIVGKVRIDMTSFENLRNPMTALIKKN from the coding sequence TGTACTCTCTCTGTTTGCTATTGCTGCCCTGGCTAATACAAAGTTGCCTGCCGTTGAAAAAAACGAACCTGTTCAAAAATGTGGCATTAACAACACGGCTTTTAAGGCCGGAGAAAAAGTAGGTTTTATTGTTTATTACACAGCAGCCAAACTAATTAATGTAAGCGCCGGAGCGGGGTCTTTTACAACTACCCTGGAGAAGCTAAATGGCAGAAGCGTTTACCATGTAGTAGGTGAAGGTTATACATTACCGTCCTATGAATGGGCTTATAAAGCCAGAGATACTTACGAAACCTTTATGGATGCTGAAAGCCTGTTACCACTCAAATTCGTAAGAAATGTTAATGAAGGAGGATATAAAAAATATCAGAACGTCAATTTTAACCGGTCGGCTAACACAGCTATAAGCAGTGAGGGTGTGTTTAAAATACCTGCCTGTGCACATGATGTGGTGAGTGCAGTTTTTTACGCGAGAAACATTAATTTTAATGGCCTGAAAGTGAATGACAGAATACCCTTCAACGTATTTCTTGATAACGAGGTCCATTCTATGTACGTGAGATACCTGGGGAAAGAGGTGATTAGTACTAAGTATGGCAAATTCAATACAATCAAATTCAAACCTTTAACCATTAAAGGAACCATTTTTGAAGGCGGCGAGCAAATGACGGTCTGGGTAACAGACGATGCGAATCATGTACCTATCCGGATAGAAAGTCCGATTATCGTAGGTAAAGTGCGCATTGACATGACCAGCTTTGAAAACCTGCGCAATCCCATGACTGCCTTAATCAAAAAGAATTAA